In a genomic window of Candidatus Dormiibacterota bacterium:
- a CDS encoding GAF domain-containing protein produces the protein MRRRPALADSVAADDLVRLSQASRRLTGLLDITTLARRAAREFGELVGTDASGVSIREAPDALVTRGGWGVRTEMIRDGLRVAVGPDSERLIQRLVRQEGVHGMLGVPIKDRGEVIGVLYGMNRTPGHVGDRARGLALEFAAALGPVLGTAMHTGRAARRSALEERRRISRDLCASLGPWLIDISEAAHKASETVSATTDADILADLRSIEAQAAEAAAWLEEVLRALEPVAEGLPAAIGVDVEGLASLTDLAADFAVIGEPYDLLAEQEMVLLAVVRVGLHVVATRAEASSVLVTLQYTPRRCGVDVEDDGPASPDQPLDPALASLQEALGRLDGELVVRCSDGGGTILSGSVPVPEI, from the coding sequence ATGAGACGCCGTCCCGCGCTCGCGGACTCGGTGGCCGCGGACGACCTGGTTCGGCTGTCCCAGGCATCACGACGGCTCACCGGCCTGCTCGACATCACCACCCTGGCGCGGCGCGCCGCCCGCGAGTTCGGCGAGCTCGTCGGCACCGACGCCTCCGGGGTGAGCATCCGCGAGGCGCCCGACGCGCTCGTCACCCGGGGCGGCTGGGGGGTGCGCACCGAGATGATCCGCGACGGCCTCCGGGTCGCTGTCGGCCCCGACTCGGAGCGGCTGATCCAGCGGCTGGTGCGCCAGGAGGGCGTCCACGGCATGCTCGGCGTGCCCATCAAGGACCGCGGCGAGGTGATCGGCGTCCTCTATGGGATGAACCGCACCCCGGGCCACGTCGGCGACCGTGCCCGCGGGCTCGCGCTCGAGTTCGCGGCCGCGCTCGGCCCGGTGCTGGGGACGGCGATGCACACCGGCCGCGCCGCCCGGCGCAGCGCGCTCGAGGAGCGGCGGAGGATCTCCCGCGACCTCTGCGCCAGCCTCGGCCCCTGGCTGATCGACATCAGCGAGGCCGCCCACAAGGCGAGCGAGACTGTGTCCGCCACCACCGACGCCGACATCCTCGCCGACCTTCGCAGCATCGAGGCCCAGGCCGCCGAGGCCGCCGCCTGGCTCGAGGAGGTGCTCCGCGCCCTCGAGCCGGTCGCCGAGGGGCTGCCCGCCGCCATCGGGGTCGACGTCGAGGGCCTCGCCAGCCTCACCGACCTCGCCGCCGACTTCGCGGTGATCGGCGAGCCCTACGACCTGCTCGCCGAGCAGGAGATGGTGCTGCTCGCGGTGGTGCGGGTGGGGCTGCACGTCGTCGCCACCCGGGCGGAGGCGTCCTCGGTCCTGGTCACCCTCCAGTACACGCCCCGGCGGTGCGGGGTCGACGTCGAGGACGACGGGCCGGCCTCGCCCGACCAGCCCCTCGACCCCGCCCTGGCCTCGCTGCAGGAGGCGCTGGGACGGCTCGACGGCGAGCTCGTCGTACGATGCAGCGACGGCGGCGGGACCATCCTCAGCGGGAGCGTCCCCGTCCCGGAGATCTGA
- a CDS encoding GAF domain-containing protein: protein MPSRDDGSACVAVADLLKLSAASRRVTGLLNASTIAGRATRELGALVGTDVTALGLREGQNLVVTRAGWHIRNDRVRNGLEIPMGDGVGGRVLGSARPVAVADYNCESSISPRLVESMRTEGVRAMLGVPICFRGRVIGVLYAANRSPGEIGDRAQTLAVEFAGTLGPALGAAMHARRASRLSALEERQRISRDLHDNLSPLLFGIGTAVRRTSDALPAAAEDLLTELRCIEARASQAASSLRDILRALAPANSEEGLPAVVRMDVSSFANFTGIAADLAVIGEPYELSGEQESVLVAVVREGLHNVGKHAHASSVVITLHYGVDSADVLIQDDGTGLPEDFTVTDVPRDGCHYGLASLSQRLARVGGELVLGANEDGGMTLHASLPTGTS, encoded by the coding sequence ATGCCATCCAGGGACGACGGCTCTGCCTGTGTTGCCGTCGCGGACCTGCTCAAACTCTCGGCGGCGTCGCGCCGGGTCACCGGTCTGCTGAACGCCTCCACGATCGCCGGGCGCGCGACCCGCGAGCTCGGCGCGCTGGTGGGCACCGACGTCACCGCGCTGGGTCTGCGCGAGGGGCAGAACCTGGTGGTGACCCGGGCCGGCTGGCACATCCGCAACGACCGGGTGCGCAACGGCCTCGAGATCCCCATGGGCGACGGCGTCGGCGGGCGGGTGCTGGGCTCGGCGCGTCCGGTGGCGGTCGCCGACTACAACTGCGAGAGCTCGATCTCGCCGCGGCTGGTCGAGTCGATGCGCACCGAGGGCGTCCGGGCGATGCTCGGCGTGCCGATCTGCTTCCGCGGACGGGTGATCGGCGTGCTCTATGCGGCCAACCGGTCGCCCGGCGAGATCGGCGATCGCGCCCAGACCCTGGCGGTGGAGTTCGCCGGCACGCTGGGTCCGGCGCTGGGCGCGGCCATGCACGCCCGCCGCGCCTCGCGGCTGAGCGCGCTCGAGGAGCGTCAGCGGATCTCGCGCGACCTCCACGACAACCTCAGCCCGCTGCTCTTCGGCATCGGCACCGCGGTGCGGCGCACCAGCGACGCCCTGCCCGCCGCCGCCGAGGACCTGCTCACCGAGCTGAGGTGCATCGAGGCCCGGGCCTCGCAGGCGGCGTCCTCGCTCCGCGACATCCTCCGCGCCCTCGCCCCCGCCAACAGCGAGGAGGGGCTCCCCGCGGTGGTCAGGATGGACGTGAGCAGCTTCGCGAACTTCACCGGGATCGCCGCCGACCTCGCGGTCATCGGCGAGCCGTACGAGCTCAGCGGTGAGCAGGAGTCGGTGCTGGTGGCGGTGGTCCGGGAGGGCCTGCACAACGTGGGCAAGCACGCCCACGCCAGCTCGGTGGTGATCACCCTCCACTACGGCGTGGACAGCGCCGACGTGCTCATCCAGGACGACGGAACCGGGCTGCCGGAGGACTTCACGGTCACCGACGTGCCCCGGGACGGCTGCCACTACGGGCTGGCGTCGCTGAGCCAGCGGCTCGCCCGGGTCGGCGGCGAGCTGGTGCTGGGGGCCAACGAGGACGGGGGCATGACCCTCCACGCGAGCCTCCCCACCGGCACCTCCTGA